One genomic segment of Ricinus communis isolate WT05 ecotype wild-type chromosome 5, ASM1957865v1, whole genome shotgun sequence includes these proteins:
- the LOC8272452 gene encoding disease resistance-like protein DSC1, translating to MATSLSTSHTTHQWKYDVFLSFRGEDTRDNFTSHLFAALSRKSVITFMDNNDLHVGEEITPAISKAIEESKIAIVIFSERYAFSRWCLNEIVRIIECKETCGQLVLPVFYHVGPSDVSVFAEAFPSYDQFEKVQKWKNALSKAANLSAFDSRVTRPESKLVDEIVMYTLKQLKQSYSSDVVEGIVGVDSRIEQIKELLSIGSVDVRFLGIWGMGGIGKTTLAEAVFYQIAYQFEGSCFLANVRGNFEKNGGLARLQEELLSKTLEKRDFKIDTPNIGYSFWVKQMLKHRRVLIVVDDANDSEQLDLLVGSHDWFGPGSRIIVTSRDKQVLTKIVDDIYEVKELVHHEALQLFNQTTFKKKCVPEDYSYLSDLVIEYAKGVPLALKVLGSFLFGKSKTEWESALDKLKKAPHRATQNVLKISYDGLDAEEKNIFLDIACFFRGESVEMVTKILDGCGFSTKIGLCLLVDKSLITILNDKVEMHDLLQEMGKEIVLQESKQPSQRTRLWNHEDILHVFSRNLGTETIEGMCLNTSMINKIELNSNAFGRMYNLRFLKFYQSYIHGGFKECTKIRLPQGLDSLSNELRYLHWHGYPLKSLPARIHLMNLVVLVLPYSKVKRLWKGCKDLKKLKVIDLSYSQALIRITELTTASNLSYMKLSGCKNLRSMPSTTRWKSLSTLEMNYCTKLESLPSSICKLKSLESLSLCGCSNLQSFPEILESMDRLKVLVLNGTAIKELPSSIERLKGLSSIYLENCRNLAHLPESFCNLKALYWLFLTFCPKLEKLPEKLSNLTTLEDLSVGVCNLLKLPSHMNHLSCISKLDLSGNYFDQLPSFKYLLNLRCLDISSCRRLRSLPEVPHSLTDIDAHDCRSLETISGLKQIFQLKYTHTFYDKKIIFTSCFKMDESAWSDFLADAQFWIQKVAMRAKDEESFSIWYPGSKIPKWFGYQSEGSSIVIQLHPRSHKHNLLGFTLCVVLAFEDEFEYHNSFFDVLCVYQLKNYRGEYTDCKEVYSSRTHVSGKNKYVGSDHVILFYDPNFSSTEANELSYNEASFEFYWQNNESCCMQSSMVKKCAAIPLYSREEECCNRLEGPIEIGINPMEEEAIDHKRYWDGSESSDEEREDRYPKKLKLMDGMIVPS from the exons atgGCTACTTCTTTGTCCACTTCCCATACTACCCATCAATGGAAATATGATGTTTTCTTGAGTTTTAGAGGTGAAGATACTCGTGACAACTTTACAAGTCATCTTTTTGCTGCTTTATCTCGGAAGTCGGTCATCACTTTCATGGACAACAATGATCTTCATGTAGGAGAAGAAATAACTCCAGCAATTTCAAAAGCAATTGAAGAGTCGAAAATTGCAATcgttattttctcagaaaGGTATGCTTTTTCCAGATGGTGTTTAAATGAAATTGTAAGGATAATTGAATGCAAAGAGACTTGTGGGCAATTGGTATTGCCAGTATTCTATCATGTGGGTCCATCAGATGTTAGTGTTTTTGCTGAAGCATTTCCAAGCTATGATCAGTTTGAGAAAGTGCAGAAGTGGAAGAATGCCTTGTCCAAAGCAGCCAATTTGTCTGCATTCGATTCTCGTGTTACTAG GCCGGAGTCCAAACTTGTTGATGAAATTGTCATGTATACTTTGAAACAACTGAAACAATCATATTCAAGTGATGTAGTAGAGGGCATTGTGGGAGTAGATTCACGGATTGAGCAAATCAAAGAATTATTGTCTATTGGGTCGGTAGATGTCCGCTTTCTAGGAATTTGGGGTATGGGAGGTATAGGGAAAACAACTCTTGCTGAAGCTGTCTTTTACCAAATTGCATATCAATTTGAAGGATCCTGCTTTCTTGCAAATGTTAGGggaaattttgaaaagaatggGGGACTAGCCCGTTTACAAGAGGAACTTCTTTCTAAGACATTGGAGAAAAGAGATTTCAAGATCGATACGCCCAATATTGGATACTCTTTTTGGGTTAAGCAGATGCTTAAGCATAGAAGGGTTTTAATTGTTGTTGATGATGCGAATGATTCAGAACAACTAGACTTACTAGTTGGAAGCCATGATTGGTTTGGTCCAGGAAGTAGAATTATTGTAACAAGTAGAGATAAACAAGTACTTACCAAAATAGTAGATGATATATATGAAGTCAAAGAATTAGTTCATCATGAAGCTCTTCAACTTTTTAACCAGACCACCTTCAAGAAAAAATGTGTCCCAGAAGATTACAGCTATCTATCAGATTTGGTCATAGAATATGCTAAGGGTGTTCCTTTGGCTCTTAAAGTTTTGGGTTCCTTTCTATTTGGCAAGAGCAAAACAGAATGGGAAAGTGCATtagacaaattaaaaaaagctCCTCATAGAGCCACTCAAAATGTTCTGAAAATTAGTTATGATGGCCTTGATGCAGAAGAGAagaatatttttcttgacattgCATGTTTTTTCAGAGGCGAAAGCGTGGAAATGGTAACAAAGATATTAGATGGATGTGGCTTCTCAACAAAGATTGGATTGTGTCTTCTGGTTGATAAATCTCTCATAactattttaaatgataaagtaGAAATGCATGATTTGTTGCAAGAAATGGGCAAGGAGATTGTTCTCCAAGAATCTAAACAGCCAAGCCAACGCACTAGATTATGGAATCATGAAGACATTCTACATGTATTCTCAAGAAATTTG ggAACTGAAACAATTGAAGGTATGTGCCTTAACACGTCTATGATAAACAAGATTGAACTGAATTCAAATGCCTTCGGGAGAATGTATAATCTaagatttctcaaattctacCAATCTTATATCCACGGTGGTTTTAAAGAATGTACTAAGATACGCCTCCCGCAAGGACTGGACTCTCTTTCTAATGAGCTAAGATATTTACATTGGCACGGATACCCATTGAAATCTTTGCCTGCTCGTATCCACCTGATGAACCTTGTTGTCCTTGTCCTGCCTTATAGCAAAGTAAAACGACTTTGGAAAGGATGCAAG GATCTTAAGAAGTTAAAAGTGATTGATCTTAGTTACTCGCAAGCATTAATAAGAATTACAGAGCTAACAACAGCCAGTAATCTTAGTTACATGAAACTATCCGGCTGCAAGAACCTTAGAAGTATGCCAAGTACCACTCGTTGGAAATCTCTTAGCACTCTAGAAATGAATTATTGCACTAAGCTTGAGAGTCTTCCAAGCAGCATTTGCAAGTTAAAATCTCTTGAAAGCCTTAGTTTATGTGGCTGCTCAAATCTGCAGAGTTTCCCAGAAATCTTGGAGAGTATGGATCGTTTGAAGGTACTTGTCTTAAATGGAACAGCCATTAAAGAGCTACCATCCTCTATTGAGCGTCTGAAAGGGCTTTCCTcaatatatttagaaaattgcAGAAATCTTGCTCATCTTCCAGAAAGCTTTTGTAATTTGAAGGCTCTCTACTGGCTATTTCTCACTTTTTGCCCTAAACTTGAAAAGCTTCCGGAGAAGCTCTCAAATTTGACAACTTTAGAGGACCTCTCAGTCGGCGTATGTAATCTATTGAAATTGCCTTCTCATATGAACCATTTGTCCTGTATATCAAAGCTTGATCTAAGTGGAAACTATTTTGATCAACTGCCAAGCTTCAAATACCTTCTTAATTTGCGTTGTCTTGACATAAGTTCCTGTAGGAGACTTCGATCTTTACCGGAGGTTCCACATTCTCTGACAGATATAGATGCACATGATTGCAGATCCTTGGAAACAATCTCTGGCCTCAAACAGATTTTTCAGTTGAAATATACTCATACGTTCTatgataaaaagattatatttacTAGTTGCTTCAAAATGGACGAAAGTGCTTGGAGTGATTTTCTGGCAGATGCACAGTTTTGGATTCAGAAAGTAGCAATGAGAGCAAAAGATGAG GAATCCTTTAGCATCTGGTATCCTGGAAGTAAAATTCCTAAGTGGTTCGGATATCAAAGCGAGGGAAGTTCGATCGTGATCCAGTTGCATCCACGTTCTCATAAGCATAACCTCTTGGGATTCACTCTATGTGTTGTTCTGGCATTTGAGGATGAATTTGAATATCACAACAGTTTCTTTGATGTTCTTTGTGTCTATCAACTTAAAAACTATCGTGGTGAATATACTGATTGCAAAGAAGTTTATAGCAGTAGAACTCATGTATCAGGGAAGAACAAGTATGTTGGATCAGACCATGTGATTCTTTTCTACGATCCCAATTTCTCTTCTACAGAGGCCAATGAGTTATCCTACAATGAAGCCTCATTTGAATTCTACTGGCAAAATAACGAGAGCTGCTGTATGCAATCTAGCATGGTGAAAAAGTGTGCCGCCATTCCTCTATATTCCCGAGAGGAAGAGTGTTGCAACCGACTCGAAGGGCCAATAGAGATTGGGATAAACCCTATGGAAGAAGAAGCTATTGATCACAAGAGATACTGGGATGGTAGTGAGAGCTCTGATGAAGAGAGAGAAGATAGATATCCAAAAAAACTGAAACTAATGGATGGTATGATTGTTCCATCATAG